The Anopheles moucheti chromosome 3, idAnoMoucSN_F20_07, whole genome shotgun sequence genome contains the following window.
CCGCGACACGATCTGTTCCAAAAATTACATAATTGGTTTTGTCCGTGCATTTCGTTTCCTTCCGGATTCTGGTTGACGACTGTCCTACATTTTCAGATACGGACGAAAGCACACGACTAGCATCATCAAAGGGTTTGTCGTGCAAATTTGAAGATGATTTAATATCTTTGCTTAAAATTGGCACGGCTGATGAGATAGTTTTTATCTTAATATTACTAGCAGCACTCTCCACTTTCTCTACATCACGATTCATTGTGTCGGTCTTAGGAAGACTTACCATACCATCACCGGTAATCATACCATCAtaggtttttgtttcaatgtcAGAAAATGTTGGTTCTTTACGCACGGGACGATCCCACATCTGTTGGCTAGCTTCTTTTTTATGtgattttgccttttttcgtTGATCTTTTGAAAGAAACAATTCGCCACGCGGAAAGTGGTCTTTGTTCGGGTTTTTGAATGCTCTTTCAGCAAACATGTTATTATGAATCGCTTCACAGCACCGTAGAGCCGTTGGATCAATAGGGTGGGCTTCGGTGTTGAAGATGTGTCCCCCAGCACCTAGAACACATTCGCTTATTTCAGTCCTATCATCGACGTTCTTAAGTACTTTGACAACATTACCAATGCTTCCATCATTGTGCAAAACATTATTTGGATCGAACAGTAGGTACAGATATTTGGTAGTTTCGGCCAAAAAGAATGATTCCATGCGATCCTCTTGTTGGTGTGTCAGAACGTTACGTATCGTCGCATACCCACAAGACGTCTTCGCGCTATGCTCTATGCTTTCAAGGATGTTTTCGCCTACCTCCAGTAGGAAAGGATCACCGGTAGCACGATAAAGATACATCACGGATTCAATCAGCTCTGGTCGTAGGGGATAGTTTTCACGGTTTGCACCAGCTTCACCAGTGGGAATATTGTAAAACTCCGGTAAAAATCCATACTGACGCCATACGGACTGGTAGTTGTGTAATACTCGTAACGCTTCCTTGATATTACCATACAAGCTAAGTAAGCCCGGCCAGTATGCTTCAAGTGATTGAAATACGGGAAGCGTGATCTGTCCTTTACTCATGCTAACCCAAACGTACCAATCCTCGCGTTTCAAATAACGATCAATCGCTACCTTACTTTCGAGAAACTTGGCCATCAGTGCGGGTTGTTCGAGTAAAATTGAACCCTTTACCAAGTATTCAAAGTAAGAGTCCACCCCAGCACCGATACCAGCATCCTGAGCTATCCAGCGACCGGTTTGTACATCGATATGGTTGCCATACAATCCTATTGGGGAGCGGTGTTTGTACAGTGCAGACAGAGCGTTCATCGCGACATCTTCGTACACGGGATTTCCTGTCAGTCTGCTGAGCGTGCCAAACTCTAGAATAAAAGTTCCTATACCGGCGGTACAGGTGACAGACGTTTCACCATACGGTACACCGTGACGTAGATTTACAGTACCATACGGCATGCCCGTAGCAGTATCGAACGCAGGCAATAGACGTTGAGCAACATCCTCTGCTATTTCCAATAGTGGACCTTCACAAGGCCAACCGGGCTTCACCAGTCCCATAGATGCTAGATCAGCGTGGTAAGAAAGCAAGTGTGCCGACAGTAGTCCTCCAATTATGCGAATATTCGTCTCGAACACCGATACGTTGATGTCTGCATCAAACGATCTATCGCGCAAAAGCTGTACCACGCGTCCAAATTCTGTGTAGTTGCCCATGACCGCTAAAGTATCGAGTGCGTCAATCAAAGTCAACGAATAACTGCCCCAAGTGTCGATTGCATCACAGGATAACGGTCGCAATTCATCGTACGGCGCGCCATACTGCAGATAACCATCGTATGCATGATGAAACATTTGACGCACTCTTTCTCTGCAAAGTAGGTATATGAAATGGTATAACTATAGTTGGTTTAACATCACTCACAGAAATTAAGTTTTACCGTAAACGATGCATATCGTTAGCTGCATACTTCCGTAAACCTTGCACCTCCGACACCGATAGGAAAATGCATGCTGCAATACAGCACCACACTAAAACCACTAGTGACGACTGGGGACGCTTAAAATGGGGAATGTTTTGCGATCTATTTTTTAAGCGGGGCCACCTTGCTTTCGTTTCTAACATCACTTTCATTGAAATGAGATACAAGCAAcactaaattaattaaaaccgACAATTGCATGCATCCTAAGcaattttttctgtttgtttacaaATGTTTTAAACGTACGTGCAATATAATGACATGTAAGCGAATACCCAATGCGCGAATTTTGACAACCCGGAgcggagcgtccagactgtagaacatttagcaaattcgagttgttttgcaccggaaacaatttttaaacattggcggttgatctaagcactgaattaaactttttcccatggtctttgtgcgaaaataatgtatttcagcaataaaatagattcttgttacgctacgcgggggattttgcgtccacacttgttGCGGTCCGTGCAGTGTTGCCAGAAacgccgattttctgctcgaaaaccattcgagcgtatgttacgcttaaggagcgtccagactgtaagcgtaacatacgctcgaatggttttcgagcagaaaatcggtgtttctggcaaccaaattgacattaaattgcgttttaggatgatttggcaacactgaacggaccgtaacaagtgtggacgcaaaatcccccgcgtagcgtaacaagaatctattttattgctgaaatacattattttcgcacaaagaCCATAGGAAAAAGTTTAATACAGTGCTTAGATCAACTgccaatttttaaaaattgtttccggtgcaaaacaactcgaatttgctaaattcgagcatatgttacggtacggattcgacatttcgctattctggttttgttacgcgtaacaagtataacataacaaaattttgttacgtataactgttatggtctacagtctggacgctcctttacagtctggacgctccttaagCGGAACCGCGTacctcggggactgcctgtaataAACAACGAATATTTTGCCATTGGCCTACATATAGCCAACGGGCGGTGCGATGGGATTTTGCTAGCGAAAGGTGGTCTTCACACGGCAGGATCGATCCAAATCCCATCCAGGCCAATTCACCGTACATTATGCTGGGACTGGGGCGAATAATTTTCTGAAAAGCTGAACGGGGGCTCGTTTTGTTAGGCATTGGGCTTCGAAGCGTGGTTTcgaagaaagccagaaatggcaggcctagacctcttgagcaTAAGTACAGACAGTttccgagatacgcggtttttgaaaaatttgatagatgagctagtttatagcacaaaatttaagtgAAATGGTGAaagtttggtggaaaatacTATTTtgtgtcatataaaacatttgtttttaactttatttattgtaatctttctaaaactCGCCAGATacgcaaaataaattaattgcagagaaggaagtcaactctgtgactttgatatataaacgaaattgcaccaggatttgaCTTACGCGAAAATTCGAGttactcgttttttttcctaagtTATAGCAGTCCGCTAttatagcgtatctcggggactgcctgtaatgTAAATTTGCTATAAAACTATTAGTATAATATAGAaggaataaaatttaacagtTTCTAGAAATCTTTCTAAGAGTGTATTCAAATCAACTTATAATTAAGTATGATAATAGCTGCGTAgttatttattaatatatgcgtttttaatatttttacacaAGTTTTCTAGCAGTAATTATGAAGATTATAACATTGGTATCGAAAAACTTCAGGCGAATATTTGTTGGAAAAGAGCGTTTTTTGTGGTAGTTGTTTAACGAACaagtgaataatttattttgcgGGATGTTTATAAAACAACTCATAACTGGCGTAATGACAGATGTTAATtcaagttttgtttgttacgactgttattaaaaataaactgaaATAGAGAGCAATATTTCTGCCATTAATTGCAAACGAGGTAAACAAAATTAGTAAAACTTGTCACCTTGATATTGAAATTCAGATATAGACACAAATGTTCAAACTTGTCGAAAGAAAAGTAGCCAGACGGTACGTGCCGCGAACCTACTACAAAGTGAACAGCTGTTACTCTTGTTCATTTCATTAAATGGCTGATGGAGAAAAGAAACACTGAATCTTTTTCTCTACATTTGCTATTCATTTTATGAAGCGCATTCAAGGGAATTTggggaaaatttaattcatgcCAATAGTGTGTACCATTTAATTAGTTTCACTAATTAGCTCGTCGCAAATCTTTACCAACTCTTCGTTTTCCTTCGATTTTTGAATCAATTGCTCGTTGATTGAAATTCGGTACAGTTCCTCTTTCTTTATCTGAGCCTTTAACTTTGCTGATTCCTGGGAATGGTTGCGGAGCGCTTCATCTATTTTGGTGTTTGCACTGTAATTGGTAGATATACACAAAATACATTAGATAAATTATAATACTCAATATCAGATACAATACAATTCGGTAATATGTAAATATTCTGATTAGGCCTGCCATTACTGGCTTTCTTTCAAACTATTTACACGTTGCTGGAttgtcagtcctgcgtacgggggattaTTTCAGATGAAAATTTCACCAATCCTGTCGCGTggagaccggcgccgctaccaactAGTTCGCCCTTACCCATAAACTACAGTTAATGAATTTAAGAATAAATTACCAGTCGTTTTGTCCCACATGACTAGACTTAGGTCATTTGCGTAATTTTCACTATTGATTATTTTAAGGAAACATCAACTATACGACATTAATAAATCATTTGAAGTATTTTTCCAGATAAAAACGTTTAAAACATCacttgaaacattttaaaaatcaatgtTTGAAGTGATGCTCGAAAGAGTAAATTAACAGGTTGCATTATTTGACCAAAATTGGAAATCTATAGCGTACAACGCCAGTATACCGATTGAAACTAGCCACACAGGCAATGAAAAGTCAAttcattaaaagaaaatttataCTTACATTTCCAGTTGACTCATAGCAtgacttttcattttttcatatCGTTGCTCTTGTGCTCTAAGACATTCTTCTAGTTTCAAAACCTTTTCTAATAGtttatcttcattttctttgtaCTTAATTGCGTTCTTTTTCATACGCTCATATTTTCTGCAAATAATGGAACACATTTTCAGCAATTAGCAGATATGTAATACATACAGTACAATACGAATACATACGCATACAAATTTGAAAAGGTTTTTTCCAATGACTCCAAATGTTGTGCGTTGATTTCATTGTCTTGCTTAAGACTTTCGCATTCCACTTCATGATTGCGGATTaacatttccttttccgaTATTAACTCTGCTATAGTTCGTTCGTATGCCTCGACCACAttgctgtaaaaaaaaacaagacaataAACAAGTACAATGAAAGTATAGAAGTATTCATCAATAAAACCGAATATCTGACAATCTAGACGAAAATACAATATTTACCTCATtttggaaattgttttatctttttctGTGATCCGCTTCAACATGATTTCCTCCCTGAGTTCTACGTCATGCATCTTTTTCTCTATATCTGCAATATTTACTCTGGAACGATACAACGTTTGCAATGTTAGCCTTGTTAATCCTTTCCTTAAAAAACTGTATAAGAAATGcttatgtttaattaaaaactaaaacagtTTCATCGAAAATAAACGAGAAACAGATCCATcgtttggaaaacaaaattgaactTTTCAATGCACGAAAAATGTAACAGTTGAGGTCCATTATTATTACTGCTACTCTGCTCCAAGTATTTTTCACTACATTTAATTTAGCGGTTGTGGTAACTTACTCTTCAGATTTACACTTTTTTCCAACCTCAACATAACCTTCCTCGTTTGGGACTGATCGATCCTCGCTGTGTAGAATGAAAGGAAACAGACATGATTATCGTTATGGCGTGACACATTCTGCGTTAAATTACCTCATGTTTAGTACggagatgttttgtttttcgggaTGCGGTTCAGCAATCATATTTCCGTCATGGAACGTTATATCATTATGAGTCTAAAAATGACAATTTAATCACCATCACTGATATTTTCTGTACTACTACTCAAATTACTTACATCAGACGCGCCTGCGGAAATGACAGTCGTGCTTAAGTCTACTGTCGGCTCTGTAGTCACTTCGAATGGTGCTTGTTTTGCAGGTAATGAAACTTTGACATCCAGTTCTTGTAGTTGTGCAACAGTCAAGTCTTCACGTGGTGTGATATTCAAGTTCAAATTCAATTCTGACAATTCTTCGGGGTCTACGTTTGCTTGCACAAGTTGGACAGAATCTACATCAGAGTTCAAAATTTCCACGAGTGGTTCAATATGTTCACCTCTTTTACAGTCTAAAAGTTCTTGAACTATAGAGCTGGTTGAAAACAAAAGATGTTCCGAAGATTTTGAGGACTCGCtagtttcgttttcttctttagTTAATGTTTTGTCTAAAGGGCATTCACTAGGATCCTGACTTCCGCAATAATTTGAAACTACGGTTGTGTCAAGAATACAACAAGAACTTTCTTCTTGGTGTTGCTTGTCCTTGGAACGGGTGAGGTTGTTTTGCAATTGCGGTATCAATGAAAAATCTAAAGTATTCAACAGTAGTAACGTACTGTCTAGCAGTTGTTGTTCGGCACGGtcgttgctgatgttgctgggCACTGGTATGTTTAAAGTACTTCCGATAATTGGCTGCTGTTGTGGAAAGCTATCTAAAGTCAGACACGCAGCAGATGGGTCACCTCCGACGTTTTCAGTGGCACctttattttccacctttaCTATAGTTTGACGACGTAAAAGTGGGTCAAAATTGTCCAACACAGAGTTTCGCGGAAGATTTGCAGTTGAAGGGGATGATGTATAACCTGCAGTTGATTGTACCGAGCTTGAAGTAGATTGCGAGCAACCCCGCGACAGTAAACAATCAAAATCGGCCTCCGAAAAGTGGTCTAcaatgaaaaacacacacataaatcaaGAATTAATTGTTGGTCACATTTATCACTTATTGCCGTACACTTAGAAGGATATTCtcaataaattgaaatatcaATGATTTTTCACAAGGCGAAAGTTTTTTCGTCATACACTTTTATGTCTCTTCCTGTCGCATATGTATATATACGACGATGCAACTCCCCGTCGTGCTTATGAAGGCCATCCGTGGGAAGCATAAAGAAGGGCGAGTGAGCAAATGACAACCACCCTCGCTGCACTGTTTGCAGTGCATGGTTTAATACTTTACTGGCTTGGATGGGTtggttaaataaaattaacttatgaattaaaaaaagttcTAGCGTTCTAGTTTGTAGTGCAGCTCAACATTTTTGCCGTTTAACTAGATTattagaagaaattttagtTTTCCTCAACGTGTTAACATATTCCCGTCTTACATATCCTGTTTAATGTGGGAATTTGAGCCGAAACTTATCATTTTGCTTAAGTTTGGTACGAATATTTCATTATGGTTTGTTTTCGTAAAggttttaaatgatttatatCCTGAGTTAACTAACACATTAGTTAACTTAGGATTTACAACATAAGTTAAAAGTCGCCGAGAAGATGTAATTatcaaattgatttaaatctATGTGAATGACTtaaagtgaaaataataaacactcTTGTCGGAGGTTTTATTAACTCATTCTCATCAACTTCATTCAGAAAGAtttaaatcaatcaatatTCCTGTATCATTGTGCATATCACTAGTCAAAACACAACAGGACCGATAGAAAATCTAATCTGCGGTACCCCCTCCTATACGCTATACTACCTATACAGCTAAGAgtaaattaagttaaagtaaTCACTTAGCAttttgtagtttcacaaaagtagaaaattattgttatgctgttgttgttaacAGATGATACAACTGCTCATCGATTTTGGCCCGCTGAAGgggtcctctaaaccgctcaaGGGTCGAACACCTTCTTCTGCCAATCTATTATGCCGGCCTTTCGGgtggacgcatcaacgccatcattccatctcaatttgggcctacTACACATGGTCTGTCCATGTAGACAACCTAAAAGGATTTAACGAGCTGGATCGTCTGGCGTCATTCTCATGTCGTGCCCAACGAAAGCTAGCGAATATTCTCGGTAGGGCGATAAAGTTCATCGTACAGTTCATAGAATTCCTCATTGTAGTAGCGGCTCCTACATTATCTTTTCCTACATACGAGATAAAAATtgttctgagcatcttcctttCAAATCGACTAacagggtttcgtcagttttagATAAAATCCATGTTTCAGAGGcatatgtgagtactggaactatataagttccatttactcccagcttcgtttTTCGCGACAGTTGGTTTGAGTAAGTAAGAGTTTGAGTTTGAGTTTGTTTCCTCAGTCTGTAGAAAGACCGATTGGTAGTCAGCCCCCTAGCGCGTATTTCAACATCAATGATGATAGCCTAGCACAGTTTTTTTCAATCTGGGGAAATATAAAGCTTCAGctattttttgataatttataatataaaaacatcAGCAACGTTGTGACTTATTGCATTATGTTTATGacttaaaactatttttgcacaacaatcaacaacaacacgacATAGCCTGTTTCGTATACTATCAAATGTACTTTTCAAAGAAAAAACTGACAAAGAACTTTGCCAGGCATCAAGAATGTATGACTAACTGCATCATATTCATGGATTCTTGTCCTGATGGCTCGCGCATGCATTCCCTGCAAAGAACCGACAACTTCATATGGGTTTATTGAAGTATTTTCAAACAGCTGCCAAACACCACCTGGCCTAGTTCGTCTATTGTCGAATGTATCTTTCGAGAACTTCAAtaacttaaaatttaaatgagcTAATGTCATGTTTGATAACAATACATTACAATAACTATAAGACACCGAGCGTGAATCTCGTTAGCtattatgatttttatttgtaactATCAATCAAATCAACTATAAAAGCAAATCAAAGATTATTCCTTACTTGTAATTGTAATAACGTCGAAGGTCGATACCAAAATAAATATGATTGATAGGAAGAAATCTATGAAATATTTGCACATGTATCCAAATCTATGGAAGCTGGTCGAAACAAAGCGATTTGTTCTGTCTGTCTTATGGGCTAGGGGCCCATGACGAATTTGGGGCCTCCCGCGACCGCAAATTGTAAAATTTGTGGATAAATACAAAGTTTTGGTGATATTGCATGTTAATTGGGATGATCAAAAAGTTAATTAAGTCGTATATTTTTTTGAATATTACTGGAGTTAGAGATTTTTAAGACAAATCTATCGTTTTCTCACGAAAGGGCGACTGACTGCCAATTCCGACTTATGCAGGGGTGGCATTTTACATTAGAATTGATCCAAAATTTGACCTCTTTGAGTCAAAGTTCACCACTCACCTCAACAACTCAAATGTTGAAATACACACTATGCCGGGTGCCGGCTATCAACCAGTCTTTCTACTGATTGGGGAGCATTCTCAAAAAACCTGTACCGACGATTGAAGCTGGGATAACATAGAAACTAAACAGTGATGGCGTAGATGCCAGAAATGCTGGGATAAgggattggcagacgacggaGTTCGACCGTGAACGGTCCCGCGTCTCAAGGGCCCAATACCGTGTCTTGCAACGCAAGGGCTCCGTAAAGAGTTTAGAGGTCTCAATACCGTGTAGTTAAACTTAAATAATTCACCACAGAAAAAGTTATATCTCTTTCGGCACTCAATTTTACCATTTACCTGCTCCATCCAATTAACAATgcaaatattataaataaatccGTATTATTAAAATCAATCGTGGAATAGAATATAAAACTCAAATCCGAAATGATCCAATTTTGCACCGTAACTATCTACTAGCAGTACCCGAGATACACGGTTCTTcatatacgcggattcggcaCAAAATCTAAGGAAAAATTTGGTATCAAatc
Protein-coding sequences here:
- the LOC128302510 gene encoding ER degradation-enhancing alpha-mannosidase-like protein 2, giving the protein MKVMLETKARWPRLKNRSQNIPHFKRPQSSLVVLVWCCIAACIFLSVSEVQGLRKYAANDMHRLRERVRQMFHHAYDGYLQYGAPYDELRPLSCDAIDTWGSYSLTLIDALDTLAVMGNYTEFGRVVQLLRDRSFDADINVSVFETNIRIIGGLLSAHLLSYHADLASMGLVKPGWPCEGPLLEIAEDVAQRLLPAFDTATGMPYGTVNLRHGVPYGETSVTCTAGIGTFILEFGTLSRLTGNPVYEDVAMNALSALYKHRSPIGLYGNHIDVQTGRWIAQDAGIGAGVDSYFEYLVKGSILLEQPALMAKFLESKVAIDRYLKREDWYVWVSMSKGQITLPVFQSLEAYWPGLLSLYGNIKEALRVLHNYQSVWRQYGFLPEFYNIPTGEAGANRENYPLRPELIESVMYLYRATGDPFLLEVGENILESIEHSAKTSCGYATIRNVLTHQQEDRMESFFLAETTKYLYLLFDPNNVLHNDGSIGNVVKVLKNVDDRTEISECVLGAGGHIFNTEAHPIDPTALRCCEAIHNNMFAERAFKNPNKDHFPRGELFLSKDQRKKAKSHKKEASQQMWDRPVRKEPTFSDIETKTYDGMITGDGMVSLPKTDTMNRDVEKVESAASNIKIKTISSAVPILSKDIKSSSNLHDKPFDDASRVLSSVSENVGQSSTRIRKETKCTDKTNYVIFGTDRVAEESCNIMVKSKLTPTNEGSNENEEDKTMTTLLKLVQNMFHTTVGQHDLKRSKFDREKFYQHLIRNRVLDEEISKYNTTAPSSNKEEKLHELLLCRAQPYLHRLTLMGEFY
- the LOC128301705 gene encoding uncharacterized protein LOC128301705 produces the protein MDISNMESMDISYSDDKIGEISDMICDEEQYDDQNIAALQVSHKAMANELDSQNGSTIVTEQQSSNPEINIPPVPSSNFPAEGSENATEPNRFPLQDTKDCNQFNVIQRSNSSIERMKGNLMNTMGNLEICGSDKENMFTETCDNRLSEFPTETKSHGCSFPLDDITEFVSARSSLQQSSLSEEHFTPANEYHFSEADFDCLLSRGCSQSTSSSVQSTAGYTSSPSTANLPRNSVLDNFDPLLRRQTIVKVENKGATENVGGDPSAACLTLDSFPQQQPIIGSTLNIPVPSNISNDRAEQQLLDSTLLLLNTLDFSLIPQLQNNLTRSKDKQHQEESSCCILDTTVVSNYCGSQDPSECPLDKTLTKEENETSESSKSSEHLLFSTSSIVQELLDCKRGEHIEPLVEILNSDVDSVQLVQANVDPEELSELNLNLNITPREDLTVAQLQELDVKVSLPAKQAPFEVTTEPTVDLSTTVISAGASDTHNDITFHDGNMIAEPHPEKQNISVLNMSEDRSVPNEEGYVEVGKKCKSEEVNIADIEKKMHDVELREEIMLKRITEKDKTISKMSNVVEAYERTIAELISEKEMLIRNHEVECESLKQDNEINAQHLESLEKTFSNLYAKYERMKKNAIKYKENEDKLLEKVLKLEECLRAQEQRYEKMKSHAMSQLEIANTKIDEALRNHSQESAKLKAQIKKEELYRISINEQLIQKSKENEELVKICDELISETN